In Corylus avellana chromosome ca2, CavTom2PMs-1.0, the following proteins share a genomic window:
- the LOC132170619 gene encoding transcription factor TCP2 yields MEVEEIQQGQACKFPRVGNGRNVESNKIGSRGGGGGGGGISDRYHPDDEEDVELKSVTNVNRLRGWHHSSRIIRVSRASGGKDRHSKVMTSKGLRDRRVRLSVTTAIQFYDLQDRLGYDQPSKAVEWLIKAAADAINELPSLNSSFPDTPKQLSDEKRASEGGFDSAEVELDGGDPNFQQNQSQHLSLSKSACSSTSETSKGSGLSLSRSEIRVKARERARERAKEKEKENDQNVNHIQQNASFTELLTGGISSVNNNAATSPAQNQSGEQPNLFHKATRQWTAPMDYFDSGLLEPSSRAAHHSSGFSGQIHLGNSLSQTMTMSVNPAAFNVSGDNNHLELQHFSLIPDHLIPVAAASSQPAVDYNLNFTISSSGLAGYNRGTLQSNSPSLLPHLQRFSAIDGTPHVPFFMASAAASGPPPMENHQQHHHHHQQQFSPEFDGRLQLCYGDSSRHSDQKGKGKN; encoded by the coding sequence gaggaggaggaggaggagggggtaTAAGCGACCGCTACCACCCAGATGACGAAGAGGATGTTGAGCTGAAAAGTGTTACCAATGTCAACAGGCTTCGTGGCTGGCACCACTCCTCGCGGATCATCAGGGTTTCGCGGGCCTCCGGCGGGAAAGATCGACACAGCAAAGTCATGACGTCAAAGGGGTTGAGAGACCGGAGGGTTAGGCTGTCTGTCACCACGGCGATTCAGTTCTACGATCTTCAGGATCGGCTCGGTTACGATCAGCCTAGCAAAGCCGTGGAGTGGCTGATCAAGGCCGCCGCCGATGCTATCAACGAGCTTCCCTCTTTGAACAGCTCTTTCCCCGACACCCCGAAGCAACTGAGCGATGAGAAGCGAGCGAGCGAAGGTGGGTTCGATTCAGctgaggtggagcttgatggcGGTGACCCCAATTTTCAGCAAAATCAAAGCCAGCACCTTTCTCTTTCCAAGTCTGCTTGTAGCAGCACCTCGGAGACGAGCAAAGGCTCCGGCTTGTCTCTCTCCCGGTCGGAAATCCGCGTCAAGGCGCGCGAGCGGGCAAGGGAGAGAGccaaggagaaggagaaggaaaacGATCAAAATGTAAACCACATTCAGCAAAACGCTTCTTTTACGGAGCTTCTCACCGGCGGAATCAGCAGCGTTAACAACAACGCTGCAACTAGTCCCGCTCAAAACCAAAGCGGTGAGCAGCCTAATTTGTTCCACAAGGCGACGAGACAGTGGACGGCGCCGATGGACTACTTCGACTCGGGGCTTCTGGAGCCGTCGTCCCGAGCAGCACATCACTCGTCGGGATTCTCCGGACAAATCCATTTGGGAAATTCCCTTTCACAGACAATGACAATGTCTGTTAATCCTGCGGCGTTCAATGTCTCCGGGGATAACAACCATTTGGAGCTGCAACATTTCTCGTTAATTCCCGACCATCTCATCCCGGTGGCAGCGGCGTCATCACAGCCCGCCGTTGACTACAATCTTAACTTCACCATCTCTTCTTCCGGCCTTGCTGGCTACAACAGGGGGACCCTTCAGTCCAATTCACCGTCTCTTTTGCCTCACCTCCAGAGGTTCTCTGCTATAGACGGAACACCACACGTGCCTTTCTTCATGGCTTCTGCGGCGGCTTCAGGGCCTCCGCCCATGGAGAATCACCAacaacaccaccaccaccaccaacaacaGTTCTCACCTGAATTCGACGGCCGCTTGCAGCTCTGCTACGGCGACAGTAGCCGGCACTCAGACCagaagggaaaaggaaagaactGA